Proteins encoded together in one Microbacterium oxydans window:
- a CDS encoding MFS transporter yields MLATAFGWRSTFWAVVVLCLPAVVALLLDRTLGAVPRAPQVHLRGELVELRRRSVLVAVVLAVLVNAATFGVFTFLAVIGADAGIDASWIPLLLAVFGVGAFLGVTATGRWAARFDRAWVVIGSVATTAVWALFGLAVGSVPAVFVGALIGGMLSFAVGSSLIARIVGQASGAPVLGGAYATAALNLGAVGGPVLAGIAYSGAGASGILSVAAILTALAVLLSPLLPRG; encoded by the coding sequence ATGCTCGCCACGGCCTTCGGCTGGCGCTCCACCTTCTGGGCCGTCGTCGTGCTGTGCCTTCCCGCCGTCGTGGCGCTGCTCCTGGACCGGACGCTCGGCGCCGTTCCCCGTGCGCCGCAGGTCCATCTGCGTGGGGAGCTCGTGGAGCTGCGACGCCGCTCGGTATTGGTGGCCGTGGTGCTCGCCGTGCTCGTCAATGCGGCGACCTTCGGGGTCTTCACGTTCCTCGCCGTCATCGGGGCGGATGCCGGCATCGACGCATCCTGGATCCCGCTGCTGCTCGCCGTCTTCGGGGTCGGCGCCTTCCTGGGCGTGACGGCCACCGGGCGATGGGCCGCGCGCTTCGATCGCGCCTGGGTCGTGATCGGCTCCGTGGCGACCACCGCGGTCTGGGCGCTGTTCGGGCTCGCGGTCGGATCGGTCCCGGCGGTCTTCGTCGGTGCGCTGATCGGCGGGATGCTGTCGTTCGCGGTCGGCTCCTCGCTGATCGCGCGCATCGTCGGCCAGGCGTCGGGGGCGCCGGTGCTCGGCGGTGCCTATGCCACGGCGGCACTGAACCTCGGGGCGGTCGGCGGACCGGTGCTCGCCGGCATCGCGTACTCGGGCGCCGGCGCATCCGGCATCCTGTCCGTCGCGGCGATCCTCACCGCCCTCGCCGTGCTCCTCTCACCTCTGCTGCCACGAGGATGA
- a CDS encoding glycosyltransferase, with protein MLAIAGTYSLLITLAFIVYVILIVVPFLRRTPDPEGPVDAFEWHMFVPCRDEEVVIGRTIRMLRTTVPQAHVWVIDDDSDDGTAAIVQAAADADTFVHLVQRRRPEARTGKGDALNAAYFAMNAFLPAGTDRSRVVACVVDADGEVAENILRQAASPKAFGDPEVGAAQVTVYMKNRDDRRPVAGAGRARNAFGRFLIRMQDMEFRGQIAAVQALRGWTQTVGLGGNGQFTRLSVLDDIAARSDRPWHGSLLEDYELGIHILLAGHKNRHLHDTYVAQEALHDFRRFAVQRTRWAQGNMQCIRYIPEIVRSRKLSIVGVLEVCYYLLLPVFQVLACVAAVTLLIGATVGLLTGTLVVPLTSLLLFVVLYLVLGIGPFVVWGPIYRRHSEPGIGFWRAVLWGIGVCGCTTTTCTWRELARSIGSYADATGGRRPGAMMRSTWPAWSRRTHEGRVGYGGRVSPESDRR; from the coding sequence GTGCTCGCCATCGCCGGGACGTACTCGCTCCTCATCACCCTCGCGTTCATCGTCTACGTGATCCTGATCGTGGTCCCCTTCCTTCGCCGCACGCCCGACCCGGAAGGACCGGTCGATGCGTTCGAGTGGCACATGTTCGTGCCGTGCCGCGACGAGGAGGTCGTCATCGGGCGCACGATCCGCATGCTCCGCACCACGGTTCCGCAGGCCCATGTCTGGGTGATCGACGACGACAGCGACGACGGGACGGCGGCGATCGTGCAGGCGGCCGCCGACGCGGACACCTTCGTGCATCTCGTGCAGCGGCGTCGGCCGGAAGCCCGGACCGGAAAGGGCGATGCGCTCAACGCCGCGTACTTCGCGATGAACGCCTTCCTCCCCGCCGGCACCGACCGGTCGCGCGTCGTCGCCTGCGTGGTCGACGCCGACGGCGAGGTGGCCGAGAACATCCTCCGGCAGGCCGCCTCCCCGAAAGCGTTCGGGGATCCCGAGGTCGGCGCGGCGCAGGTCACCGTCTACATGAAGAACCGTGATGACCGCCGGCCCGTGGCGGGTGCCGGGCGTGCGAGGAACGCCTTCGGCCGCTTCCTCATCCGGATGCAGGACATGGAGTTCCGGGGCCAGATCGCCGCGGTCCAGGCGCTTCGCGGGTGGACGCAGACGGTGGGTCTCGGAGGGAACGGCCAGTTCACGCGCCTCTCCGTCCTGGACGACATCGCCGCGCGGTCCGATCGGCCCTGGCACGGCTCCCTCCTGGAGGACTACGAGCTGGGGATCCACATCCTGCTCGCGGGGCACAAGAACCGTCATCTGCACGACACGTACGTCGCTCAGGAGGCCCTGCACGACTTCCGGAGGTTCGCGGTGCAGCGCACCCGGTGGGCGCAGGGGAACATGCAGTGCATCCGCTACATCCCCGAGATCGTCCGCTCCCGGAAGCTCTCGATCGTCGGCGTCCTCGAGGTCTGCTACTACCTGCTGCTTCCGGTCTTCCAGGTCCTCGCCTGCGTCGCGGCGGTGACCCTCCTCATCGGCGCGACCGTGGGGCTCCTCACCGGGACGCTCGTCGTGCCGTTGACCTCCCTCCTGCTCTTCGTGGTCCTGTATCTCGTGCTGGGCATCGGCCCGTTCGTCGTGTGGGGGCCGATCTACCGCCGTCACAGCGAGCCCGGGATCGGGTTCTGGCGTGCCGTCCTCTGGGGGATCGGGGTGTGTGGCTGTACGACTACTACGTGTACGTGGCGGGAGCTCGCGCGGTCTATCGGATCGTACGCGGACGCAACGGGTGGGCGAAGACCCGGCGCAATGATGAGGTCGACGTGGCCGGCCTGGTCGCGAAGGACGCATGAGGGGCGCGTGGGATACGGTGGGCGGGTGAGCCCTGAGTCGGATAGACGCTAG
- a CDS encoding peptidase E, translating into MSHVVATGAGKAMMERRNDPTHDYILELTGKERPRVLFVGTATGDDAAYIVSFYSTYDSDRCAPHHLPLFHRAVDDLAGYVKGFDVIHVGGGNTANMLDVWKRQGLDEIMREMWEDPDSNVVFTGGSAGGICWFEGGTTDSYGPTLQVLPEGLGFLHGSFCPHYDAEDQRRPLFHASLLSGELSTGYAVGNLQSLHFENSEFVTAISPVENALALRVEAIDGKIVETELPTTVLTGNAPIVKGPSS; encoded by the coding sequence ATGTCTCACGTGGTGGCAACCGGGGCCGGCAAGGCCATGATGGAGCGGCGGAACGATCCGACGCACGATTACATCCTCGAACTCACCGGCAAGGAGCGCCCCCGGGTGCTCTTCGTCGGCACGGCGACCGGCGATGACGCCGCGTACATCGTGAGCTTCTACTCCACCTACGATTCCGACCGCTGCGCGCCGCACCACCTGCCGCTCTTCCATCGGGCGGTGGACGATCTCGCGGGCTACGTGAAGGGCTTCGACGTGATCCACGTCGGCGGCGGCAATACGGCGAACATGCTCGACGTCTGGAAGCGCCAGGGCCTCGACGAGATCATGCGCGAGATGTGGGAGGACCCCGACTCGAACGTCGTCTTCACGGGCGGCAGCGCCGGCGGCATCTGCTGGTTCGAGGGCGGCACCACCGACAGCTACGGCCCCACCCTCCAGGTCCTGCCGGAGGGACTCGGGTTCCTGCACGGCAGCTTCTGCCCGCACTACGACGCCGAGGACCAGCGCCGCCCGCTCTTCCACGCGTCCCTGCTGAGCGGCGAGCTCTCCACGGGCTACGCAGTCGGCAACCTGCAGTCGCTGCACTTCGAGAACTCCGAGTTCGTCACCGCGATCAGCCCGGTCGAGAACGCGCTCGCGCTACGGGTCGAGGCCATCGACGGGAAGATCGTCGAGACCGAGCTGCCCACGACCGTGCTCACCGGGAACGCCCCGATCGTGAAGGGACCGTCGTCATGA
- a CDS encoding threonine/serine ThrE exporter family protein — protein MTEVVDRSALRQFLLGLAQGMNASAESVDRIRDTITDVARANGGDDTDFVVLPTIIIVETGESDESRVAIRSATNASFRFDQIAALYELIGRARAGAVPPIDGIRRLNEIGAMKPRLGWFTRTLGHAILTTGLALLLAPTWQGVIVAFILGFGIGLLKLVRSPTLQLILPIAAAFVCAAAVFLLAEVIEIGDPIRLLIAPLVTFLPGGVLTTATVELAAGQMISGASRLVYGFVQLALLAFGILAAGAVVGVESHSYEPLDASSFLPWWVPAIGILIFALGNYLHFSAPPSTFGWVLLALVVAYVGQWAGTEFIDPTVGGFIGAVAVTPVVFWIAGLRHGAPSQLTFLPAFWLLVPGAAGLVGLTEAVATDNGLADFATALISVMSIALGVLIGTALYRVVHHGAEEFVQFAVALPAPSDAEDAPPSLWARITGPWRRRGMDRDDRRR, from the coding sequence ATGACCGAGGTCGTCGACCGCTCCGCCCTGCGCCAGTTCCTGCTCGGGCTGGCGCAGGGGATGAACGCGTCCGCCGAGTCGGTCGACCGCATCCGCGACACCATCACCGACGTCGCGCGGGCGAACGGCGGCGACGACACCGACTTCGTGGTGCTGCCGACGATCATCATCGTGGAGACGGGGGAGTCGGACGAGTCCCGGGTCGCGATCCGCTCCGCGACGAACGCGTCGTTCCGCTTCGACCAGATCGCCGCACTGTACGAGCTGATCGGCCGGGCGCGTGCCGGGGCCGTCCCGCCGATCGACGGCATCCGACGACTGAACGAGATCGGCGCGATGAAGCCGCGGCTCGGCTGGTTCACCCGCACGCTCGGGCACGCCATCCTCACCACCGGTCTCGCGCTGCTGCTCGCCCCGACCTGGCAGGGAGTGATCGTCGCGTTCATCCTCGGCTTCGGGATCGGCCTGCTGAAGCTCGTGCGCTCGCCGACCCTGCAGCTGATCCTGCCCATCGCCGCGGCGTTCGTGTGCGCGGCGGCGGTCTTCCTCCTGGCCGAGGTGATCGAGATCGGCGACCCGATCCGTCTGCTCATCGCGCCGCTGGTGACGTTCCTCCCCGGCGGTGTGCTGACGACCGCGACCGTCGAGCTCGCCGCGGGGCAGATGATCTCCGGCGCCTCGCGACTCGTCTACGGCTTCGTGCAGCTCGCCCTGCTCGCCTTCGGCATCCTGGCCGCGGGTGCAGTCGTGGGGGTGGAGTCGCATTCCTACGAACCGCTCGACGCGTCGTCGTTCCTGCCGTGGTGGGTTCCCGCCATCGGCATCCTGATCTTCGCCCTCGGCAACTACCTGCATTTCTCCGCGCCGCCCTCGACCTTCGGCTGGGTGCTGCTCGCACTGGTCGTCGCGTACGTCGGCCAGTGGGCGGGCACCGAGTTCATCGACCCGACCGTCGGCGGGTTCATCGGCGCCGTCGCCGTCACTCCGGTCGTGTTCTGGATCGCCGGTCTCCGGCACGGCGCTCCGTCGCAGCTGACGTTCCTCCCGGCGTTCTGGCTGCTGGTGCCCGGTGCCGCCGGACTGGTCGGGCTCACCGAGGCCGTCGCCACCGACAACGGCCTCGCCGACTTCGCCACCGCCCTCATCTCCGTCATGTCGATCGCGCTCGGGGTGCTGATCGGCACCGCGCTCTACCGGGTGGTGCATCACGGCGCCGAGGAGTTCGTGCAGTTCGCTGTCGCGCTGCCCGCCCCGTC
- a CDS encoding cytochrome C5: protein MTSSALDTLLARIVESGLLEDPVAENGLVYGRASIDAAGTVVNVNVDPELEDDDEHGEDLDHDALIAALARILSVSESRWRAVIDEVATDIDDAVEDEPVVEQIDLRDDLEATSVVVFADAALLAFLAPKQFPDSRILVQLDEELEVEGVEVRDLDGVETIEFDTLDELLDEISRADEN, encoded by the coding sequence ATGACTTCGTCTGCACTCGACACGCTCCTGGCCCGCATCGTCGAAAGCGGCCTGCTCGAAGACCCCGTCGCCGAGAACGGCCTGGTGTACGGGCGTGCCAGCATCGACGCCGCCGGAACCGTCGTGAACGTGAACGTCGACCCCGAGCTCGAGGACGACGACGAGCACGGCGAGGATCTCGACCACGATGCCCTGATCGCGGCGCTCGCCCGCATCCTCTCGGTAAGCGAGTCTCGCTGGCGGGCCGTGATCGACGAGGTCGCGACCGACATCGACGATGCCGTCGAGGATGAGCCCGTGGTCGAGCAGATCGACCTGCGTGACGACCTCGAGGCCACCTCCGTCGTGGTGTTCGCCGATGCCGCGCTGCTCGCGTTCCTCGCGCCGAAGCAGTTCCCCGACTCGCGGATCCTCGTGCAGCTGGATGAGGAGCTGGAGGTCGAGGGCGTCGAGGTGCGGGATCTCGACGGCGTCGAGACCATCGAGTTCGACACCCTCGACGAGCTGCTCGACGAGATCAGCCGCGCCGACGAGAACTGA
- the wecB gene encoding non-hydrolyzing UDP-N-acetylglucosamine 2-epimerase gives MKLSTPPEAVELPKSSVMIVFGTRPEIVKLAPLVRCLGDAAYVVHTGQHYDRGMSEVFLHSCGIERVHRRLRVGGLPRAAQIGRGAEQIAEAIAQVEPQYVVVQGDTNATIAAALAANAAGVRLGHVEAGLRADDRRMPEEHNRVMVDHIADDLYAATEANRDNLLAEGIDDDRILVTGNPVVEAVRMQRAAAGPDRDELERLGLRSAHYVLATLHRQENVDTPDNLLTTLHAFNEIAASGWPVIFPVHPRTRAMLTALDAEHLLDGLVSEEPYTYERFLALAANAALLVSDSGGIQEEATVLGRTVLVVRDSTERPEALGSFTRLVTPQTLAGEAAAVLSSVEKNLAGLVALPSPFGDGHATERIAEHIRSAITAEAA, from the coding sequence ATGAAGCTCTCCACACCGCCCGAGGCCGTCGAACTGCCGAAGTCTTCGGTGATGATCGTGTTCGGCACCCGGCCCGAGATCGTCAAGCTCGCCCCGCTGGTGCGCTGCCTCGGCGACGCCGCGTACGTCGTCCACACCGGCCAGCACTACGACCGCGGGATGTCGGAGGTGTTCCTGCACTCGTGCGGGATCGAGCGGGTGCATCGACGGCTCCGTGTCGGTGGTCTGCCGCGGGCGGCGCAGATCGGACGCGGCGCGGAGCAGATCGCGGAGGCGATCGCCCAGGTCGAGCCGCAGTACGTCGTCGTCCAGGGGGACACGAACGCGACGATCGCCGCCGCGCTCGCCGCGAACGCCGCCGGTGTGCGGCTCGGACACGTCGAAGCAGGGCTTCGCGCGGACGACCGCCGCATGCCGGAGGAGCACAACCGGGTGATGGTCGACCACATCGCCGATGACCTGTACGCCGCGACCGAGGCCAACCGTGACAACCTCCTCGCCGAGGGCATCGACGACGACCGCATCCTCGTCACGGGCAACCCCGTCGTCGAGGCCGTCCGGATGCAGCGGGCCGCCGCCGGGCCCGACCGCGACGAGCTCGAGCGACTCGGTCTCCGGTCGGCGCACTACGTGCTCGCGACGCTGCACCGGCAGGAGAACGTCGACACCCCGGACAACCTCCTCACCACGCTGCACGCGTTCAACGAGATCGCCGCGTCGGGGTGGCCGGTGATCTTCCCCGTGCATCCGCGTACGCGGGCGATGCTGACCGCGCTCGACGCCGAGCACCTGCTGGACGGCCTGGTCTCCGAGGAACCGTACACGTACGAGCGGTTCCTCGCCCTCGCGGCCAATGCCGCGCTGCTGGTCTCGGACTCCGGCGGTATCCAGGAGGAGGCCACGGTGCTCGGCCGCACGGTCCTCGTGGTCCGGGACTCGACCGAACGACCGGAGGCCCTGGGCTCCTTCACGCGCCTGGTCACGCCGCAGACGCTCGCGGGCGAGGCCGCCGCCGTGCTCTCCTCCGTGGAGAAGAACCTCGCCGGGCTGGTCGCCCTGCCCTCCCCGTTCGGCGATGGCCACGCGACGGAGCGCATCGCGGAGCACATCCGCTCCGCGATCACGGCCGAGGCCGCCTGA
- a CDS encoding glycoside hydrolase family 15 protein, whose amino-acid sequence MVTLAPDAGTRIEDYALLSNCRTAALVSTAGSIDWLCLPRLDSASTFGAVLGDESHGRWLLRPTDQAAVRTRRYDGDTFVLITRWESPDAVAEVHDFMPIGLDPDATIRRTDLIRRVVGIRGTMTFEQRLSIRFDYARVMPWVRQVGTDAEPCLVAMGGPDAVALRGAALKAVDHQHRGEVTVEAGEVRDLQLTWFPSHLEVPPTLDVEKEVAETKAWWQEWAERISHDGPHRDEVVRSLLILRALTNHETGGIAAAATMALPEEIGGVRNWDYRYVWLRDAALTLEALLAHGFLAVAGQWREWLLRAVAGDPADLQIMYGPAGERDLPERILPGFPGYEGSAPVRIGNGAAEQYQADVVGEVLVTLSAARAAGLDESAFSWPLERELVRFASEQIERPDQGLWEIRGEPQLFTHSRVMMWAAFDRAVVAVEEFGLTGPVERWRGLRDRMREEIDRHGVVDGHFVQHYGTTEVDASLLLLPQVGYCPPDDPRMLATVERIEQTLMADGLVRRYRTGTGIDGLSGSEGAFLACSFWLVEQYAVTGRLDEAHALMGRLCGLANDVGMLSEEYDPVSARQLGNTPQAFSHLALVRAADALARTEHRSR is encoded by the coding sequence ATGGTGACTCTCGCTCCCGATGCGGGCACGCGCATCGAGGACTACGCCCTTCTGAGCAACTGTCGCACGGCGGCGCTGGTCTCCACGGCGGGGAGCATCGACTGGCTGTGCCTGCCGCGGCTCGATTCGGCGTCGACGTTCGGGGCGGTGCTCGGCGACGAGTCGCACGGGCGATGGCTGCTGCGTCCGACGGATCAGGCGGCGGTGCGCACGCGGCGATACGACGGCGATACTTTCGTGCTCATCACCCGCTGGGAGAGTCCGGATGCCGTCGCCGAGGTGCACGACTTCATGCCGATCGGACTCGACCCGGATGCGACGATCCGGCGGACCGACCTGATCCGCCGGGTCGTCGGCATCCGCGGGACGATGACCTTCGAGCAGCGTCTGAGCATCCGTTTCGACTACGCCAGGGTGATGCCCTGGGTGCGCCAGGTCGGGACGGACGCCGAACCGTGCCTGGTCGCGATGGGCGGACCGGACGCCGTCGCCCTGCGCGGTGCGGCGCTGAAGGCCGTCGATCATCAGCACCGGGGCGAGGTGACGGTTGAGGCGGGTGAGGTGCGAGACCTGCAGCTCACCTGGTTCCCCTCGCATCTCGAGGTTCCGCCGACGCTCGACGTCGAGAAGGAGGTCGCCGAGACGAAGGCCTGGTGGCAGGAATGGGCGGAGCGGATCTCGCACGACGGCCCTCACCGGGATGAGGTGGTCAGGTCGCTGCTGATCCTGCGGGCGCTCACCAACCACGAGACGGGCGGTATCGCTGCGGCGGCGACCATGGCGCTGCCCGAGGAGATCGGGGGCGTGCGCAACTGGGACTACCGGTACGTCTGGCTGCGCGATGCCGCCCTCACCCTCGAGGCGTTGCTCGCCCACGGGTTCCTCGCGGTGGCGGGGCAGTGGCGCGAATGGCTGCTGCGGGCGGTCGCCGGGGACCCGGCCGATCTCCAGATCATGTACGGCCCGGCGGGAGAGCGGGACCTCCCGGAGCGCATCCTCCCCGGATTCCCGGGATACGAGGGTTCGGCGCCGGTGCGGATCGGCAACGGCGCGGCGGAGCAGTACCAGGCGGATGTCGTCGGGGAGGTGCTGGTGACGCTGTCGGCAGCGCGGGCGGCGGGACTCGACGAGTCGGCCTTCTCGTGGCCGCTGGAGCGGGAGCTGGTGCGGTTCGCCTCCGAACAGATCGAGCGCCCGGATCAGGGGCTGTGGGAGATCCGCGGGGAACCGCAGCTCTTCACGCACTCGCGGGTGATGATGTGGGCGGCGTTCGACCGAGCGGTGGTCGCGGTGGAGGAGTTCGGCCTCACCGGTCCCGTCGAACGGTGGCGCGGACTGCGCGACCGGATGCGCGAGGAGATCGACCGGCACGGCGTCGTCGACGGCCACTTCGTGCAGCACTACGGAACGACGGAGGTCGACGCGTCGCTGCTGCTCCTTCCGCAGGTGGGGTACTGCCCGCCGGACGACCCGCGCATGCTGGCGACGGTCGAGCGCATCGAGCAGACGTTGATGGCGGACGGGCTGGTGCGCCGCTACCGCACCGGTACCGGTATCGACGGCCTCTCCGGGTCTGAGGGTGCGTTCCTGGCGTGCTCGTTCTGGCTGGTCGAGCAGTACGCCGTGACCGGTCGGCTCGACGAGGCCCATGCGCTCATGGGGCGGCTGTGCGGGCTGGCGAATGACGTGGGCATGCTCTCCGAGGAGTACGACCCGGTGTCGGCGCGGCAGCTTGGCAACACCCCGCAGGCGTTCTCGCACCTCGCGCTGGTCCGCGCAGCCGATGCCCTGGCACGGACCGAGCACCGGTCGCGATGA
- a CDS encoding magnesium and cobalt transport protein CorA has translation MALIDNGVYVHGRRVETPKNLDETYRMLDAAGGIAWIGLYRPSPEEVASVAREFDLHPLAVEDALSGHQRSKVERYGDTLFAVLRPARYRDEQESIEFGELHLFVGPDFVVTIRHAESPNLAAVRARMEANPGLLAMGPEAVLYAILDEVVDGYEPIVAGLLNDIDEIEDQLFGDGDDDSALSRRIYELSREVINFQRAVHPLNGMLEWLRRGSEKYRIDEELQRSLRDVLDHTIRVNEKIDSFRAILENALTVHSALVARRQTEAGLAQNDEIKKISSWAAIIFAPTLVGTVYGMNFDVMPELHWAFGYPMAIGAMAAFAVGLFGVFKYKKWL, from the coding sequence ATGGCGCTCATCGACAACGGCGTGTACGTCCACGGACGTCGCGTGGAGACCCCCAAGAACCTGGACGAGACCTACCGGATGCTGGACGCTGCCGGGGGAATCGCGTGGATCGGCCTGTACCGGCCGAGCCCTGAGGAAGTGGCGTCCGTCGCTCGCGAGTTCGACCTGCATCCGCTCGCCGTCGAGGACGCGCTCTCCGGACACCAGCGCTCGAAGGTGGAGCGCTACGGAGACACCCTGTTCGCGGTGCTGCGGCCCGCCCGCTATCGCGACGAGCAGGAGTCGATCGAGTTCGGCGAGCTGCACCTGTTCGTCGGCCCCGACTTCGTGGTGACGATCCGGCACGCCGAGTCGCCCAACCTCGCCGCCGTGCGCGCCCGCATGGAGGCGAACCCCGGGCTGCTCGCGATGGGTCCGGAGGCCGTGCTCTACGCGATCCTCGATGAGGTCGTCGACGGGTACGAGCCGATCGTGGCCGGGCTGCTGAACGACATCGACGAGATCGAGGACCAGCTCTTCGGCGACGGCGACGACGACAGCGCGCTCTCGCGTCGCATCTACGAGCTCTCCCGCGAGGTCATCAACTTCCAGCGTGCGGTGCACCCGCTGAACGGGATGCTGGAGTGGCTGCGTCGCGGGTCGGAGAAGTACCGCATCGACGAGGAGCTGCAGCGCTCCCTGCGCGATGTGCTCGACCACACGATCCGCGTCAACGAGAAGATCGACTCCTTCCGGGCGATCCTCGAGAACGCGCTGACCGTGCACTCGGCGCTGGTCGCCCGCCGTCAGACCGAGGCCGGTCTCGCACAGAACGACGAGATCAAGAAGATCTCCTCGTGGGCGGCCATCATCTTCGCCCCGACGCTCGTCGGCACCGTGTACGGGATGAACTTCGACGTGATGCCCGAGCTGCACTGGGCCTTCGGCTACCCGATGGCCATCGGCGCGATGGCCGCCTTCGCCGTCGGCCTTTTCGGGGTGTTCAAGTACAAGAAGTGGCTCTGA
- a CDS encoding anaerobic C4-dicarboxylate transporter family protein, whose protein sequence is MNDNVWILIAQLIIVIGAIYMGTRTSGIGLGVWGLVGVAILIFFFGEAPGNAPVDAVFIVITVITAASTMQAAGGIDWMVSVAAKVIRRKPKSVVFLAPAMSFLFTVGAGTGNIFYPLLPVIYDVSYQQKIRPERALSVSAVASQVGILCSPVSAATASMVVLLAPQGVDLGGLLLIMWPASIAGLFVAALVMMRHGKDLEEDPEFQRRLADHQIKPPTVDAHENKLAPTAVLSAALFLAGVAVIVFFGLFENLRPVIGTDDAGDPVRLSVTVIIEVTMGIIAALIFVFCKVKAADVPKQPTFPAGIVGAIALFGIAWLANTFVAANQKLIVDGLGSVVSGSSAFLGALLFALALFAVAMLTTSQSSATNAIVPIGITIGLPASLLVGLWPATMGIYTLPANGSQVATVAFDQTGTTKMGKFVFDHSFQLPNLVYIGVAIIVGVTLSFLFA, encoded by the coding sequence ATGAACGACAACGTGTGGATCCTCATCGCGCAGCTGATCATCGTCATCGGCGCCATCTACATGGGCACCCGCACGAGCGGGATCGGCCTGGGCGTCTGGGGACTGGTCGGCGTCGCCATCCTCATCTTCTTCTTCGGCGAGGCACCGGGCAACGCTCCGGTCGACGCGGTCTTCATCGTCATCACCGTGATCACCGCGGCGTCGACCATGCAGGCGGCGGGCGGCATCGACTGGATGGTGTCGGTCGCCGCGAAGGTCATCCGCCGCAAGCCGAAATCCGTGGTGTTCCTCGCTCCGGCCATGTCGTTCCTCTTCACGGTCGGCGCCGGCACGGGCAACATCTTCTACCCGCTGCTGCCCGTGATCTACGACGTCTCGTACCAGCAGAAGATCCGTCCCGAGCGGGCGCTCTCGGTCTCGGCCGTCGCCTCGCAGGTCGGCATCCTGTGCTCGCCCGTCTCCGCCGCCACCGCCTCGATGGTGGTGCTGCTCGCTCCGCAGGGCGTCGACCTCGGCGGGCTGCTGCTCATCATGTGGCCGGCCTCCATCGCCGGTCTCTTCGTCGCCGCGCTCGTCATGATGCGCCACGGCAAGGATCTCGAGGAAGACCCGGAGTTCCAGCGCCGCCTGGCCGACCACCAGATCAAGCCGCCGACGGTCGATGCCCACGAGAACAAGCTCGCGCCGACCGCCGTGCTGTCCGCCGCACTGTTCCTCGCCGGCGTCGCGGTGATCGTGTTCTTCGGCCTGTTCGAGAACCTGCGTCCGGTGATCGGCACCGACGATGCGGGCGACCCGGTGCGGCTCAGCGTCACGGTCATCATCGAGGTGACGATGGGCATCATCGCCGCCCTGATCTTCGTCTTCTGCAAGGTGAAGGCGGCTGACGTCCCCAAGCAGCCCACCTTCCCCGCCGGCATCGTCGGAGCCATCGCCCTCTTCGGTATCGCGTGGCTCGCCAACACCTTCGTCGCGGCGAACCAGAAGCTCATCGTCGACGGGCTCGGCTCGGTGGTCTCCGGATCGTCGGCGTTCCTCGGCGCGCTGCTCTTCGCGCTCGCGCTGTTCGCGGTCGCGATGCTCACGACGAGCCAGTCGAGTGCCACGAACGCCATCGTGCCGATCGGCATCACGATCGGACTGCCGGCATCGCTCCTCGTCGGCCTCTGGCCCGCGACCATGGGCATCTACACGCTGCCGGCCAACGGCAGCCAGGTCGCCACGGTGGCGTTCGACCAGACCGGGACGACGAAGATGGGCAAGTTCGTCTTCGACCACTCGTTCCAGCTGCCGAACCTCGTCTACATCGGCGTCGCCATCATCGTCGGGGTGACGCTGTCGTTCCTGTTCGCGTGA
- a CDS encoding SGNH/GDSL hydrolase family protein, producing MSNAESPATASAVSDLRRIAAALADPAPRNWIITGDSITHGLVHTQGGRSYPEHLHELIRGELERVRDIVLNTAISGNRIVDLLDDWDRRVADWNPDVVTLMIGTNDASDGGPREVISASDYAASLREFVARVRAIGAVPVLQTPPAIDVRNAPERARIGEFADAVREVAASEDVILVDQYARFAELGAGGVPWGLMNDPFHPNTTGHAVLALELAAALGIRPEGPRARTTALLEGLIATARLNG from the coding sequence GTGTCGAACGCCGAATCCCCCGCCACCGCATCCGCCGTCTCCGACCTCCGCCGCATCGCCGCCGCACTCGCGGACCCCGCGCCGCGGAACTGGATCATCACGGGCGACTCCATCACCCACGGCCTCGTGCACACCCAGGGTGGTCGCAGCTATCCGGAGCACCTGCACGAGCTGATCCGCGGCGAGCTGGAGCGCGTGCGCGACATCGTGCTGAACACGGCCATCAGCGGCAACCGCATCGTCGACCTCCTCGACGACTGGGACCGCCGCGTCGCGGACTGGAACCCCGATGTCGTGACGCTCATGATCGGCACGAACGACGCCTCGGACGGCGGGCCGCGCGAGGTCATCTCCGCGTCCGACTACGCCGCGTCGCTGCGGGAGTTCGTGGCCCGCGTGCGGGCCATCGGCGCCGTCCCGGTGCTGCAGACGCCGCCCGCGATCGATGTGCGCAACGCTCCGGAGCGCGCCCGGATCGGCGAGTTCGCCGACGCCGTGCGCGAGGTCGCGGCGAGCGAGGACGTGATCCTCGTGGATCAGTACGCCCGCTTCGCCGAGCTCGGTGCCGGCGGAGTGCCGTGGGGGCTGATGAACGACCCGTTCCACCCGAACACGACCGGTCACGCCGTCCTCGCGCTCGAGCTGGCGGCCGCCCTCGGCATCCGTCCCGAAGGACCGCGCGCACGCACCACCGCACTGCTCGAGGGCCTGATCGCGACGGCGCGCCTGAACGGCTGA